One genomic window of Cygnus olor isolate bCygOlo1 chromosome 3, bCygOlo1.pri.v2, whole genome shotgun sequence includes the following:
- the LOC121067309 gene encoding adenylate kinase 9-like yields the protein MQNEIAEKFDSERDNLQGVQEELENLLIPLIEINGGRKPHIVRYQIYCKLNSLVENRGSIFEKCYPISLPLAHKMLIFLYKFPSSFGQWDPIKLSEGEVIKPAQSPENTLFPVIHRQYIYFFSSKENKETFMKNPIKYICQPKPKPPVPVKIAVVGPPKSGKTTVARKFASIYGLLRLTIGDAIRLVINNQPESALGLQLKRHLHKGLTVPDELAIQALDVALMNRVCMSTGVVIDGYPVTRKQVRLLESARIIPVKIFELEMDAKEVFRRALLDKESMNRPFCPVHDSSQILAIKNSCYKQHIDAIRTYYKKEHQNWCVIDASQSKWWIWNKVLREVQVVVKEIQIYLERIKEGKAANIADLCITPEELQCRLGEFGQYCPVSLAEKGELVDCSSTSSLQFAAEFRGHYYKMASQEELEKFLSRPEVYVPPLAPHPLPPPHMLPKRLTAAEVKALFPRSAEMQGYCPVTYLDGKQRYEALVPGNIEYAVTYQDKVYVFETEEKLLKFTRLPEKYWNLKLPRKLPPKKEPMLLTALPMAGYLEQGVATSLIKALNEVGCLKPKFPFLSVKKTALLFVACHLKAHNPRSSAQGRQAYRRKLAELREHCELVSYLGRAMPRHYTEPHRRPPGFDLKLRTFLSLKDARPTFP from the exons ATGCAAAATGAGATTGCAGAGAAGTTTGATTCAGAAAGAGACAATTTACAAGGTGTACAG gaagaactggaaaatttGCTAATACCACTAATTGAGATCAATGGAGGACGAAAGCCTCACATCGTACGCTACCAAATATATTGCAAGCTGAATTCTCTAGTGGAAAACCGTGGAAGCATTTTTGAGAAATGTTACCCGATAAGTTTGCCACTTGCACATAAGATGTTAATTTTCTTATATAAGTTTCCAAGTTCTTTTGGTCAGTGGGATCCAATCAAG CTAAGTGAAGGAGAGGTAATCAAGCCAGCACAAAGCCCTGAAAACACACTCTTTCCTGTAATCCATCgacaatatatttatttcttttcaagtaaagaaaataaagaaacatttatgaaaaatcCCATCAAATATATTTGTCAGCCAAAACCTAAACCACCTGTGCCAGTTAAGATTGCAGTTGTGGGACCTCCAAAATCTGGGAAGACTACAG ttgcCAGGAAATTTGCAAGCATATATGGGCTGCTGCGGCTGACTATAGGAGATGCCATCCGGCTAGTGATAAACAATCAGCCCGAGAGTGCCTTGGGACTTCAGTTAAAGCGGCACCTTCACAAAGGACTGACTGTCCCTGATGAACTGGCCATCCAGGCCCTGGATGTGGCTCTGATGAATCGTGTATGTATGAGCACTGG AGTTGTTATTGATGGGTATCCTGtaacaagaaaacaagtaagGCTTCTGGAATCAGCTAGGATAATTCCAGTGAAAATCTTTGAATTAGAAATGGATGCAAAGGAAGTGTTCAGAAGAGCTCTGTTGGACAAAGAAAGCATGAATAG ACCTTTCTGCCCTGTACATGACAGCTCACAGATTCTAGCAATTAAAAATTCCTGCTATAAACAGCATATTGATGCAATCAGGACCTACTATAAGAAGGAGCACCAGAACTGGTGTGTGATTGATGCCTCTCAGAGCAAGTGGTGGATATGGAACAAAGTACTGCGGGAAGTTCAAGTGGTTgttaaagaaatacagatatacctggaaagaataaaagaag GCAAAGCAGCCAACATTGCTGATTTATGTATCACCCCTGAAGAGCTGCAGTGTCGGCTGGGGGAGTTTGGGCAGTACTGTCCCGTCAGCCTTGCAGAGAAGGGTGAATTGGTTGACTGCTCTAGCACATCATCACTGCAGTTTGCTGCAGAGTTTCGAGGACACTACTACAAAATGGCTTCACAGGAAGAACTGGAG AAATTCTTGAGCAGACCAGAAGTTTATGTGCCACCACTGGCACCTCACCCTCTTCCACCGCCACACATGCTACCAAAAAGactaacagcagcagaagtgaagGCCTTATTCCCCAGAAGTGCTGAAATGCAGGGATACTGTCCAGTCACTTACCTGGATGGAAAACAGAG ATATGAAGCTTTGGTGCCTGGCAACATTGAGTACGCTGTAACATACCAAGATAAGGTATATGTTTTTGAGACTGAGGAAAAACTTCTGAAGTTTACGAG GTTACCAGAGAAGTACTGGAATTTGAAGCTTCCACGTAAGCTCCCTCCAAAAAAGGAGCCAATGCTACTCACTGCACTTCCCATGGCTGGATACCTTGAACAG ggaGTAGCAACTTCTCTAATAAAAGCTCTGAATGAAGTTGGATGCTTAAAGCCGAAGTTTCCATTCCTAAGCGTAAAAAAAACTGCTCTGTTGTTTGTGGCCTGCCATTTAAAAG CGCACAACCCGCGGAGCTCGGCGCAGGGCCGCCAGGCGTACCGGCGGAAGCTGGCGGAGCTGAGGGAGCACTGCGAGCTCGTCTCCTACCTGGGCCGGGCGATGCCGCGCCACTACACCGAACCCCACCGCCGGCCCCCCGGCTTCGACCTCAAGCTGCGGACCTTCCTCTCCCTCAAGGACGCCCGCCCCACCTTCCCCTAG